The Tenebrio molitor chromosome 3, icTenMoli1.1, whole genome shotgun sequence genome contains a region encoding:
- the LOC138126602 gene encoding LOW QUALITY PROTEIN: polycystin family receptor for egg jelly-like (The sequence of the model RefSeq protein was modified relative to this genomic sequence to represent the inferred CDS: deleted 2 bases in 1 codon) — protein MYKLILFVTIVVRIATPRKAYVGFDNCYKDTTTARQYGFGVDKSRDITAKALTKEYYVDNYVYKHKLLNLDNHKSVDASNWEIDDGKLLSIPKYGLPPGIYKLTIRIVQIHAEGTVIPPENPFSNNEEVCYFHVKPLPPVVVITGGRKRAIPDNVDLILDGTESYDQNVQKHSYKNLKFRWTCKQKLQPPTFCKTSPASTAPSFVVEHQLVVHDDEFEVVLEVTSPFGSKASATQIVVVSETSAVLEISCSKNCPPVSAISNYKRETLLSVKCVKQCEGVTNEDYEWSIAPAEKGSEFSFDYEKDTGFGKKGHKFKIKRDVLKPGGYVVVVRAGGETENKGQARITLSYPKPPDVKDCKIDPTSGDNINTRFRLSCKQEPPNHPYLYELYKREASDPSVEELLVQGYYPDILQKSFLLPTSHGRKFVLRVLEEKVPHTEIQLNANVVSALANKSPEETIDSIKDLYNGVPGEDSVAKLMNSKDAEEREKGFQLFQALADEIASNKNKDQNYNEFIDNLKFEAAKDVLTTPLTTPSQILSLGEALAKLSSAGTNYSFDPLRSKYLTTACKKLGESYTEMTKNEQYPLNQADKSMKMSRCRLACPNCSSFLFLALTKCMELNNVPKDDFVVPIVLNVTTEASIFDGPLLTENYANYVDHQESYYKNLEDLKEATFNSISTAAVAAKALALTTAVGEGLVETFGEAIATVVEKDKGEYLSKARIRCQGVVLVPSEDFAGKQHSFDILMTTWKTDILWWNPSFVQVATDIVSLEFWHSTCKERIMNFTKPAKIFFDIRKKNTSEERIFDYTFDVPKGYESLSDEDLNYKITVFRVLLPREGTLRVKFYEISEPLDVVLTVNEFPSTRDFANSTFVSSDFDFFLPAQNNYSVFGYVGLLANKQHRGNNQTKYRISFSSSSCIRWSMLDTKWVPTCQPGKENNATVISCECTHFSVIAGHVESVTFLRQEVQKPELELTLQVCYVIFVTVVITVAIYCLLMVLVLTRKASVVYYLADNVSTHCFAYLLVVKTGLNCRSGTTSNVTIRLTGDKASSTPHVLNYPDPQLRMLQNFGNDVFLLATEHHLGNLLRVELWLDFVGNTPAWYCRDIIVYDMQGRSKWQFCVEKRFSMIKGPNYLEVQSCAKPTSSTKAFKFQYRYHTWIFWQHEDNFSYVDKLTTILSNILMTYMMALMCYAMPSFHLKDGFDTDSYDFTAYAVFVAFVSSFPSFMLHIVIAWCFRLSSPQFSRYKDAQKYSFKVALACWVVLIALITISITFLIVCGFWVPYNKSLIWLTSCGVGLVFGVLIYEGVFVFLQNIFLRFELKLVQTIDKRFHEICEMVEQQRWFLYKKFGDFLLRPYFQHLYEPLEKHSLQEKQMILRRRRNIITELEDLVMFTIYVIILYVVILADKDSLVVRGKTAMEEMMQGLHTSSISFEDLEHVEHIFDYFNYTLIPAIHPNRWYGKYVISSSALMIDMNNKYIGVVRVRQQRIKRDTCSYPKILHFINQTCDPELYHRYKERRTFGAMWQPYQSHMQFDRLNYIWKYRSEKETNTFRTKGEFATYSGGGYLLYLGRTLYNTLLNFQNMMTKVWIDVDTRVIFVEFLTYNANYNYFSSVRLTVEQSATGYTHKLIRVNAVRMIIGQKKLEVISITFFVLFVVWVLVLLVKKALGVIVNIRVFYKDIWLMIDLFIILMSITCIVLFAVRVQMVGKYLGVLEKVKHNEFVGYFHLFYIEDYLTFVAGFLVCIATIRLWKFLRFGRMFQIVEVTLSIVGVTFLSIFFVYLVWLMSCAMASLLLLGNHFDRIHSYVRLVRLMVTAALRPVEFGLRSFTNYKTAMFFLIVYVIVMKFMFFVFAIIVVRAYIESQIEMSNDPRVYTIKHYIQEQMKYLPKYLRYKFKRLRGAGAFRERKVLPKSDKFIYSDCCAVSSRRMKSMGCITQCLIRNMTHQKEAKLTQRDFQLMLGVSRQYLRQYQSQNEVEVFYKGRVQDQRIKFIDEKQVDKMAHLVDLMLQDYETHVLLAEQKRDMFILDQCLQLINRNQEKLKTCDYLLHLAFHKIQLVELELVEEIES, from the exons ATGTACAAATTAATTCTCTTTGTGACAATTGTGGTACGCATAG CTACCCCACGTAAAGCATATGTGGGCTTCGACAACTG TTATAAAGACACAACGACCGCTAGACAATACGGTTTTGGTGTAGACAAATCTCGCGATATCACTGCTAAAGCGCTGACAAAAGAGTATTATGTAGACAACTATGTCTACAAGCATAAACTTCTGAACCTAGATA ATCACAAATCTGTTGATGCATCAAATTGGGAAATAGACGATGGAAAGCTTTTGTCGATTCCTAAATACGGTCTTCCTCCCGGAATTTATAAACTCACCATCAGGATTGTTCAAATCCACGCTGAA GGAACCGTAATTCCACCAGAGAACCCTTTTAGTAACAATGAGGAAGTATGTTATTTCCACGTGAAACCCCTACCTCCAGTTGTGGTAATAACAGGGGGACGCAAAAGAGCGATACCTGATAACGTCGATCTCATCCTTGACGGTACTGAATCGTACGACCAAAACGTGCAAAAGCACTCatacaaaaatctcaaattccGTTGGACCTGCAAGCAAAAGCTCCAACCCCCGACTTTCTGCAAGACATCCCCGGCCTCCACCGCGCCCTCGTTCGTCGTAGAACACCAACTCGTGGTCCACGACGACGAGTTCGAGGTGGTCTTGGAAGTGACGTCGCCGTTCGGGAGCAAAGCCAGCGCGACTCAAATCGTCGTGGTGTCAGAAACCTCCGCGGTTTTGGAGATCAG TTGTTCCAAGAACTGCCCACCGGTGTCTGCCATCTCCAACTACAAACGAGAAACTCTGCTGAGCGTGAAGTGCGTGAAGCAATGCGAAGGTGTGACCAACGAAGACTACGAGTGGAGTATCGCACCCGCCGAGAAAGGAAGCGAATTCAGTTTCGACTACGAGAAGGATACTGGGTTCGGGAAGAAAGGACACAAGTTTAAGATCAAGAGAGATGTTCTGAAACCAGGTGGGTACGTCGTTGTGGTGAGAGCGGGAGGGGAGACGGAGAACAAGGGTCAAGCGAGGATCACCTTGTCGTACCCCAAGCCGCCTGATGTCAAGGACTGCAAGATAGATCCCACCAGTGGGGATAACATCAACACTCGTTTTCGTCTGAGTTGCAAGCAAGAACCCCCCAACCACCCTTACCTTTACGAACTGTACAAAAGGGAAGCTTCTG atCCCTCAGTGGAAGAGTTGTTAGTCCAAGGCTACTATCCTGACATTTTACAAAAGTCGTTTTTGCTGCCAACATCACATGGGAGAAAATTTGTATTGCGAGTTCTAGAAGAGAAAGTACCTCATACTGAAATTCAACTGAACGCAAACGTGGTCTCAGCTTTGGCAAATAAATCTCCAGAGGAGACCATCGACAGTATAAAAGACCTATACAATGGAGTCCCTGGAGAAGATTCTGTTGCGAAACTGATGAACAGCAAGGATGCGGAGGAGAGGGAAAAGGGGTTTCAGTTGTTTCAGGCCTTGGCCGATGAAATAGCTTCTAATAAGAACAAAGACCAAAACTACAACGAGTTTATTGACAATCTGAAGTTTGAGGCGGCAAAAGACGTCTTGACG ACTCCACTCACCACCCCCAGTCAAATCTTGTCGTTGGGCGAGGCTCTGGCGAAACTGTCGTCGGCTGGTACCAACTACAGCTTCGATCCGCTCCGTTCCAAGTACTTGACAACCGCTTGCAAAAAACTGGGAGAATCGTACACGGAGATgacaaaaaatgaacaatatCCTTTGAACCAAGCTGACAAATCCATGAAGATGTCGAGGTGCCGCTTAGCTTGTCCCAATTGCTCTTCATTTCTCTTTTTAGCG CTAACCAAGTGTATGGAACTGAATAACGTCCCCAAAGACGACTTCGTTGTACCGATTGTGCTCAACGTCACCACGGAGGCGTCAATTTTTGACGGGCCGTTGTTAACAGAGAACTACGCCAACTACGTCGACCACCAAGAGAGTTACTACAAGAACCTGGAAGAC TTGAAAGAGGCGACTTTCAATTCGATAAGTACCGCCGCCGTGGCCGCCAAAGCGTTGGCGCTGACCACGGCGGTTGGGGAGGGTTTGGTCGAGACGTTCGGAGAAGCGATAGCGACTGTCGTGGAGAAGGATAAAGGAGAATATCTGAGCAAGGCAAGAATTCGGTGCCAGGGAGTGGTACTAGTTCCGTCTGAGGACTTTGCCGGGAAACAACACTCTTTCGATATTCTG ATGACGACTTGGAAGACTGACATACTCTGGTGGAATCCCTCTTTCGTTCAAGTGGCCACCGATATTGTCAGTCTGGAATTTTGGCATTCCACTTGCAAGGAGCGCATCATGAACTTTACCAAGCCGGCCAAAATTTTCTTCGACATCAGGAAGAAGAACACCTCGGAGGAAAGGATTTTCGATTACACTTTTGACGTTCCAAAAGGATACGAAAGCTTGTCAGATGAAGATCTCAACTACAAGATCACAGTGTTCCGAGTACTACTCCCACGAGAGGGTACTTTGCGTGTTAAATTCTACGAAATATCAGAACCTTTAGAT GTAGTCCTCACGGTGAATGAGTTTCCAAGCACTAGAGATTTTGCGAACAGTACCTTTGTAAGCTCCgactttgatttcttcttgCCCGCTCAAAACAACTACAGCGTTTTTGGTTACGTTGGTCTCTTAGCCAACAAACAACACAGAGGAAATAACCAGACGAAGTACCGAATTAGTTTCAGTAGCAGCAGTTGCATCCGTTGGTCAATGCTCGACACCAAATGGGTACCCACCTGCCAG CCAGGGAAGGAAAACAACGCCACCGTCATCAGCTGCGAGTGCACTCATTTCTCTGTGATCGCTGGTCACGTGGAGAGCGTGACGTTTCTACGGCAAGAAGTCCAAAAGCCAGAACTAGAACTGACTCTCCAAGTGTGCTACGTCATTTTCGTGACCGTCGTCATCACTGTCGCTATCTACTGCTTGTTGATGGTTTTGGTCTTGACCCGGAAAGCT AGCGTGGTCTACTATCTGGCTGACAACGTGAGCACGCACTGCTTCGCCTACTTGCTAGTTGTCAAAACCGGACTGAATTGTCGTTCGGGTACCACCTCGAACGTCACCATAAGACTGACAGGAGACAAGGCATCCAGTACT CCTCACGTTCTCAACTATCCCGATCCTCAGCTACGTATGCTGCAAAACTTCGGCAACGATGTGTTCCTTTTGGCAACGGAGCACCATTTGGGCAATCTGTTGCGAGTGGAGTTGTGGCTCGATTTCGTCGGAAACACTCCCGCTTG GTACTGCAGAGATATTATCGTGTACGACATGCAAGGACGCTCCAAGTGGCAGTTCTGCGTAGAAAAACGCTTCTCCATGATCAAAGGACCAAACTATCTTGAAGTGCAATCCTGCGCGAAACCAACCAGCTCGACGAAAGCGTTCAAGTTCCAGTACCGGTACCACACTTGGATATTCTGGCAACACGAAGACAACTTCTCTTACGTGGACAAACTGACGACGATACTGTCAAACATCTTGATGACTTACATGATGGCGTTGATGTGTTACGCAATGCCGTCGTTTCATCTCAAAGATGGTTTTGACACTGATTCGTACGACTTTACCGCCTACGCCGTCTTCGTAGCGTTTGTCAGTTCGTTTCCGAGCTTCATGCTTCACATCGTAATCGCTTGGTGCTTCCG ATTGTCAAGTCCGCAGTTTTCCAGATACAAAGACGCTCAAAAGTACTCTTTCAAAGTTGCTCTGGCATGTTG GGTGGTGCTAATTGCTCTGATTACTATATCGATAACGTTCCTGATCGTCTGCGGGTTCTGGGTACCGTACAACAAGAGCTTGATCTGGTTGACTTCGTGCGGTGTTGGTCTCGTCTTCGGAGTGCTCATCTACGAGGGTGTATTCGTCTTTCTTCAAAACATATTCTTAAGATTTGAGCTGAAACTG GTGCaaacaattgacaaaagattTCACGAGATTTGCGAAATGGTCGAGCAGCAAAGGTGGTTCTTGTACAAGAAATTCGGAGACTTCCTTTTGCGACCCTACTTCCAGCACTTGTACGAGCCGTTGGAGAAGCACTCGCTCCAG GAGAAGCAAATGATTTTGCGTCGGCGCCGCAACATCATCACCGAACTAGAAGATCTGGTCATGTTTACCATCTATGTTATCATTCTCTACGTCGTGATCTTGGCTGATAAGGATAGCTTGGTGGTGAGGGGCAAGACTGCGATGGAGGAGATGATGCAAGGGTTACACACGTCAAGCATCTCCTTCGAGGACCTCGAACACGTGGAACA CATCTTTGATTACTTCAATTACACCTTGATTCCTGCGATCCATCCGAATAGGTGGTACGGGAAGTATGTGATATCTTCCTCGGCCTTGATGATAGACATGAACAACAAGTACATCGGTGTGGTCAGAGTGAGGCAACAAAGGATTAAACGGGACACCTGTTCATATCCCAAAATTCTGCATTTCATAAACCAAACGTGCGACCCTGAACTGTACCACCGTTATAAGGAGAGGAGAACGTTCGGGGCCATGTGGCAGCCGTACCAGAGCCACATGCAATTTGACAGGTTGAATTACATCTGGAAATATCGCTCCGAAAAGGAGACCAACACCTTTCGTACCAAAG GTGAATTCGCCACGTACTCGGGCGGCGGCTACCTACTCTACTTAGGGCGCACTCTTTACAACACCCTCCTCAATTTCCAGAACATGATGACAAAAGTGTGGATCGATGTGGACACCAGAGTGATTTTTGTGGAGTTCTTGACCTACAACGCCAACTACAATTATTTCAGCTCGGTCAGATTGACGGTGGAACAAAGTGCCACCGGGTACACTCATAAGTTGATCAGA GTAAACGCGGTACGAATGATAATCGGCCAGAAGAAGCTAGAAGTCATCTCTATCACTTTCTTCGTCCTTTTCGTCGTATGGGTGTTGGTGCTTCTGGTGAAGAAAGCTCTAGGTGTGATCGTCAACATCCGCGTCTTCTACAAAGACATCTGGTTGATGATCGACCTCTTCATCATCCTGATGAGCATCACTTGTATCGTCTTGTTCGCGGTGAGGGTGCAGATGGTGGGCAAATACCTCGGCGTTTTGGAAAAAGTGAAGCACAACGAGTTCGTGGGCTACTTCCATCTCTTCTACATCGAAGACTATTTGACATTCGTTGCTGGTTTCCTGGTGTGCATCGCAACCATCCGTCTATGGAAGTTCCTCAGGTTTGGCCGAATGTTCCAAATAGTGGAAGTGACTTTGTCAATAGTGGGCGTGACTTTTCTCTCGATCTTCTTCGTCTATCTCGTGTGGCTGATGAGTTGCGCGATGGCTTCGCTCCTCTTGTTGGGAAACCACTTTGACAGAATCCACTCGTACGTCAGACTGGTGAGGTTGATGGTGACGGCAGCACTCAGACCCGTAGAGTTCGGCTTGCGCAGCTTCACCAACTACAAAACTGCAATGTTCTTCCTAATCGTCTACGTCATAGTCATGAAGTTCATGTTCTTCGTCTTCGCCATCATCGTGGTGAGGGCGTACATCGAGTCTCAGATCGAAATGTCCAACGACCCGCGGGTTTACACCATCAAGCACTACATCCAAGAACAGATGAAGTACCTGCCGAAGTACCTCAGATACAAATTCAAGCGACTCAGGGGCGCGGGCGCGTTCAGGGAACGCAAAGTCTTGCCCAAATCGGACAAGTTTATTTATTCCGACTGTTGTGCGGTTTCGTCGAGGAGGATGAAGTCGATGGGGTGCATAACGCAGTGCCTCATCAGGAACATGACGCACCAGAAAGAAGCAAAACTTACGCAGCGAGACTTCCAACTCATGTTGGGAGTCAGTCGGCAGTACCTGCGCCAGTACCAGAGCCAAAACGAAGTGGAGGTGTTCTACAAAGGGAGGGTCCAAGACCAGAGGATTAAATTCATAGACGAGAAGCAAGTCGACAAGATGGCGCATCTAGTCGACTTGATGCTTCAGGACTACGAAACACATGTTCTTCTTGCTGAGCAGAAGCGAGACATGTTCATCTTGGACCAGTGTCTCCAGCTGATCAACAGGAACCAAGAGAAACTCAAGACCTGCGACTACTTGTTACATTTAGCTTTTCATAAGATACAGTTGGTAGAATTAGAATTGGTGGAAGAAATAGAATCTTAG